The Xanthomonas fragariae genome has a segment encoding these proteins:
- a CDS encoding prolyl hydroxylase family protein — translation MAAIERRIAALLEWPVDNLEHIQVVRYGAGADFVPHHDYFDIGLSATEALLQQGGNRIGSMLLYLNTPQAGGTTVFSDVEIDVVPQCGSALYFGYPNPDPSSLTLHAGAPVLAGEKWLATFFVRQSLMHRRPTIKAVDPYEEGRAHG, via the coding sequence GTGGCAGCCATCGAGCGGCGGATCGCGGCGCTGCTGGAATGGCCGGTGGATAACCTCGAACACATCCAAGTGGTGCGCTATGGTGCCGGGGCTGACTTCGTGCCGCATCACGACTACTTCGACATCGGGCTATCTGCTACCGAGGCGCTGCTCCAGCAGGGCGGCAATCGCATCGGCAGCATGTTGCTCTACCTCAATACCCCACAGGCGGGGGGCACCACCGTGTTCTCCGATGTTGAGATCGACGTCGTGCCGCAATGCGGATCGGCCCTTTATTTTGGTTACCCAAACCCCGATCCATCCTCATTGACGCTCCACGCCGGCGCGCCTGTGCTGGCGGGTGAAAAGTGGCTGGCGACCTTCTTTGTTCGCCAGTCGCTGATGCACCGCCGACCCACTATCAAAGCGGTTGATCCGTACGAGGAAGGTAGGGCACATGGATGA
- a CDS encoding IS5 family transposase (programmed frameshift) has product MEITPEQFSLIQHCLPAQRGNVSMTNLQVVNAILYVAEHGCKWRGLPTRFGNWHTVYTRMNRWAKAGVLDRMFAQLQKSQIVRIKIEAVSLDSTSVKVHPDGTGAFKKNGPQAIGKSRSGWNTKIHMVAADARTAITFGLTPGNAHDAPAGRTLLEHLGPVKRPIHLLMDRAYEGNETRQLALDLGFVPVVPPKSNRVELSEYNREMYKRRNEVERLFRRLKGYRRVFSRFEKLDVMFLGFLSFVLIVDRLRMC; this is encoded by the exons ATGGAGATCACGCCAGAACAATTTTCCCTAATCCAACACTGCCTGCCGGCGCAGCGCGGCAATGTCAGCATGACCAACCTGCAAGTGGTCAACGCCATCCTTTACGTTGCTGAGCATGGCTGCAAATGGCGCGGCCTGCCCACGCGCTTTGGCAACTGGCATACGGTGTACACGCGTATGAACCGTTGGGCCAAGGCGGGGGTGCTGGACCGGATGTTTGCCCAATTGCAGAAGTCCCAGATCGTGCGCATCAAAATCGAAGCGGTCTCGCTGGACTCCACCAGCGTCAAGGTGCATCCCGATGGCACAGGTGCAT TTAAAAAAAACGGCCCGCAGGCCATCGGCAAATCCCGCAGTGGATGGAACACCAAGATTCATATGGTTGCCGCAGATGCTCGAACAGCCATCACGTTTGGATTGACGCCTGGCAATGCGCATGACGCACCTGCAGGCCGCACGTTGCTTGAACATCTGGGGCCAGTGAAGCGGCCGATTCATCTCCTGATGGACCGCGCTTACGAAGGCAACGAAACCCGCCAACTGGCGCTTGATCTTGGCTTCGTGCCGGTGGTTCCGCCGAAGTCCAACCGGGTCGAGCTTTCGGAATACAACCGGGAGATGTACAAGCGACGCAACGAAGTGGAGAGACTGTTCCGTCGTCTGAAAGGTTACCGCCGGGTTTTCTCACGATTCGAGAAGCTCGACGTCATGTTCCTCGGATTTCTCAGCTTTGTCCTGATCGTTGATAGGCTTCGTATGTGTTAA
- a CDS encoding PDZ domain-containing protein, whose translation MTIYRLIFLLGSIVLPFTAAGSQMLAVTPSGTPEAVFSGKASVAVSRLSSKCMDVQWTVVSSSDTEVVCESPLSTGQSIMGQMLLGNSYSTPPRRFFRFNVSEISGVSRVQVSGWLETQMAFGQMQRAPFSGADFHNGIMNFLISAGGSFPAGTTFPNHAMLGVLGQVAPRGGHAGYVVREVTPGAAADRAGVKAGDVITSVAGKKFKTESDFLGCLEKATKTPTYQLEVMRSDSALAFTVERDYRPTATQVVNAVEEPADAPAPIAKPLSVADELAKLLKLKEQGVLTQVEFDAQKSKLLSQ comes from the coding sequence ATGACCATTTACAGGCTGATATTTCTGCTGGGTTCCATCGTCCTGCCGTTCACTGCGGCTGGTTCCCAGATGCTCGCTGTGACTCCCAGCGGTACGCCGGAGGCGGTGTTCTCAGGCAAGGCGTCAGTGGCGGTTTCGCGCTTGTCGAGCAAATGTATGGACGTCCAGTGGACGGTCGTAAGCAGCAGCGATACAGAAGTTGTTTGCGAGTCGCCCCTGAGCACTGGCCAGTCCATCATGGGGCAGATGCTGCTCGGGAACAGCTACTCCACACCCCCGCGGCGTTTCTTCCGCTTCAACGTCAGTGAGATTTCCGGAGTATCACGCGTCCAAGTCTCGGGTTGGCTGGAAACCCAGATGGCATTCGGCCAGATGCAGCGTGCTCCTTTCTCCGGGGCTGATTTCCATAACGGCATCATGAACTTCCTGATCAGCGCTGGAGGCTCGTTTCCCGCAGGAACGACCTTCCCTAACCACGCCATGCTAGGAGTCTTAGGGCAAGTGGCTCCACGCGGCGGGCACGCGGGCTACGTGGTGAGAGAGGTGACGCCGGGTGCAGCTGCGGACCGCGCGGGCGTCAAGGCAGGAGACGTCATTACTTCAGTGGCCGGAAAGAAGTTTAAGACCGAAAGTGATTTCTTGGGCTGCTTGGAAAAAGCGACCAAGACACCGACCTATCAGCTCGAAGTGATGCGCAGCGACTCTGCACTTGCGTTCACCGTCGAACGTGATTACCGCCCCACGGCGACTCAGGTCGTCAACGCGGTAGAGGAGCCCGCAGATGCACCGGCCCCTATCGCAAAACCCCTATCGGTCGCCGACGAGCTGGCGAAGCTTCTGAAGCTGAAGGAGCAAGGCGTCTTGACCCAAGTCGAGTTCGACGCTCAAAAGAGCAAGCTGTTGAGCCAATGA
- a CDS encoding energy transducer TonB, with translation MGPPDPPPTAARGGQVGINEISDELVAGQRMVLADTESFIPPLDDEGNQAPVYPSSLLGKALPPSVICLRVVVGADGRVPSSTPLEQPPLCPAQASLDPLMLQAARSAVATWRFEPGLRCLFPDVETKRTTYGSCGESPSRAEPVTLTYRFVFEQRDGKGTVRIGGGE, from the coding sequence ATGGGGCCGCCTGATCCGCCTCCCACCGCTGCACGCGGTGGTCAGGTGGGAATCAACGAGATCAGTGATGAGCTGGTTGCCGGTCAGCGCATGGTGCTGGCCGACACCGAGTCGTTCATCCCGCCGCTGGACGATGAGGGTAACCAGGCCCCGGTGTATCCTTCCTCCTTGCTAGGAAAGGCGCTGCCGCCGAGCGTGATCTGCCTGCGTGTGGTCGTCGGTGCCGACGGCCGGGTGCCCTCAAGCACGCCGCTGGAGCAGCCACCGCTCTGTCCCGCACAGGCTTCGTTGGATCCCCTCATGCTGCAAGCGGCGCGTTCGGCCGTTGCGACGTGGCGCTTCGAGCCAGGGTTGCGTTGCCTGTTTCCAGATGTGGAGACCAAGCGCACCACATACGGCAGCTGCGGTGAGTCGCCTTCGCGTGCCGAGCCGGTAACGCTAACGTATCGCTTCGTCTTCGAGCAACGCGATGGCAAGGGCACGGTGCGTATCGGCGGGGGGGAATGA
- a CDS encoding IS30 family transposase, which yields MPSSRLDLSERYRLHALYETGMSMRAIADALERTPSTISRELRRHRHARQYLPDHAQRISEHRRTRASRRPRIDAERIARIELLLGEDFSPEQIAGRTGLASREWIYRHIYADQKRGGRLFTHLRKRRRKRRRRGVRDGRGQLTHRRSWTQRPSVVEQRSRIGDWELDTIRASHGKAVVVSMTERRSRLHLLAYSPDGTAENVRNAIVQRLGRLRHTVHTLTADNGKEFVDHRLIAACLQSDFYFADPYCAWQRGSNENANGLTRQYLPRQTDFSTIADAHLRWIEQRLYNRPRKILGFKTPLEVFFEEILNSVANQS from the coding sequence ATGCCATCCAGCCGCCTGGACCTGTCAGAACGATACCGTTTGCATGCGTTATATGAAACCGGGATGTCGATGCGCGCCATCGCCGATGCGTTGGAGCGCACGCCCAGCACGATCAGCCGCGAACTGCGCCGTCACCGGCACGCTCGGCAGTATCTGCCCGATCACGCGCAGCGCATCAGCGAGCATCGGCGCACACGGGCCAGCCGGCGTCCACGCATCGACGCTGAGCGCATCGCCCGGATCGAGCTGTTGCTGGGCGAGGACTTCAGCCCGGAACAGATTGCCGGTCGCACCGGCCTTGCCAGTCGCGAATGGATCTATCGGCACATCTACGCCGACCAGAAACGCGGTGGTCGGTTGTTCACGCATCTACGTAAACGCCGCCGCAAGCGCCGGCGGCGGGGCGTGCGCGATGGCCGCGGGCAGCTGACACATCGACGCAGCTGGACACAGCGCCCAAGCGTGGTGGAGCAACGCAGCCGCATCGGTGACTGGGAGCTGGATACCATCAGGGCCTCACACGGAAAAGCCGTGGTGGTCAGCATGACCGAACGCCGCAGTCGCCTGCATCTGCTGGCTTACTCGCCTGACGGCACCGCCGAGAACGTACGCAACGCCATCGTCCAGCGCCTGGGCCGCCTACGCCACACGGTGCACACCCTCACCGCCGACAATGGCAAGGAGTTTGTTGATCATCGGCTCATTGCAGCCTGCTTGCAGAGTGATTTCTACTTTGCAGATCCGTACTGCGCATGGCAGCGAGGCAGCAACGAAAATGCCAACGGGTTGACGCGCCAGTACTTGCCACGACAGACCGATTTCAGCACCATCGCCGATGCGCACCTACGATGGATCGAGCAGCGGCTCTACAATCGTCCGCGCAAGATACTCGGATTCAAAACGCCCCTCGAAGTCTTCTTCGAGGAGATTCTTAACAGCGTTGCGAATCAGAGTTGA
- a CDS encoding aKG-HExxH-type peptide beta-hydroxylase has protein sequence MDELSLLAEDFACSTASNAPEIIGVLAGTRLAASRVRLSASLRRTGQDELAEALDALDPPEAVTWRPEIGLVESAGQSAIGALQWAIASFACGQQGSFSAQLAGAGRVFLDGCLMEVEGSVSMFADGRTLVVQDARSHHVFQAYAGGWTPCKDEGVQRAWPVGRIGNDQRFYIVRTGVRNASHGFPWPDQELKPLPQVVDETAMETVVRRIEAAHVLLARVSDEHLQWVRGGLAGYLLLAGPGLNDARAHGSSAFPGLLALDPPDDPVQCAELIVQEASRQYVAAFLMVAALLRENQEAAFYSPLKRSYETMGRVIIGAHAAGNVLLFQQHLARTRRLDKAAMDRRDMQRIWFESHYMRALDECTNLTVAGSRFWTRLRSSVIESGVLSNDGGVQ, from the coding sequence ATGGATGAATTGAGTTTGCTGGCGGAGGATTTCGCCTGTTCCACCGCATCAAACGCTCCGGAGATCATCGGTGTCTTGGCAGGCACCCGGCTAGCGGCCTCGCGTGTTCGCCTATCGGCGAGCCTGCGTAGGACTGGGCAAGACGAGTTGGCTGAAGCCCTTGATGCGCTCGACCCGCCAGAAGCCGTGACGTGGCGGCCCGAAATCGGGCTTGTGGAGTCGGCTGGGCAGAGCGCGATCGGCGCATTGCAGTGGGCTATTGCATCATTCGCCTGCGGACAGCAGGGCAGCTTCAGCGCGCAGCTGGCTGGTGCCGGGCGGGTGTTCCTAGATGGCTGCTTGATGGAGGTGGAAGGTTCTGTGTCCATGTTCGCCGACGGGCGAACGCTGGTCGTGCAGGATGCACGCAGTCATCATGTGTTCCAAGCATATGCAGGCGGTTGGACGCCCTGTAAGGACGAAGGCGTTCAGCGGGCCTGGCCCGTGGGTCGTATCGGGAATGACCAGCGGTTCTATATCGTCCGGACAGGGGTGAGAAATGCCTCGCATGGCTTTCCATGGCCCGATCAGGAGTTGAAACCCTTGCCCCAGGTGGTGGATGAGACAGCGATGGAGACCGTGGTGCGGCGCATCGAAGCGGCGCATGTCCTGCTGGCTAGGGTCAGCGACGAACATCTTCAGTGGGTGCGGGGTGGTCTAGCCGGCTATCTACTGCTTGCAGGGCCAGGGCTGAATGACGCAAGAGCACACGGCAGCAGTGCCTTTCCCGGTCTGCTCGCTCTTGATCCGCCGGACGATCCGGTGCAGTGCGCGGAGCTAATTGTGCAGGAAGCCTCCAGACAATACGTGGCCGCGTTCCTGATGGTGGCCGCGTTGCTGCGAGAAAACCAGGAAGCAGCCTTCTACTCACCACTCAAGCGAAGTTATGAAACGATGGGGCGGGTGATCATCGGTGCGCATGCGGCGGGAAATGTCCTACTCTTCCAGCAGCATCTTGCACGCACACGCAGGCTTGATAAGGCGGCCATGGATCGCCGAGACATGCAGCGGATATGGTTTGAAAGCCACTACATGCGCGCGCTTGATGAGTGCACAAACCTCACCGTTGCCGGCAGTCGGTTTTGGACTCGGCTCAGGTCATCGGTGATCGAAAGTGGTGTGTTGTCCAACGACGGGGGAGTGCAGTGA
- a CDS encoding sugar kinase: MRRARILCFGELLLRLGAPAHELLLQQPRLEVHCGGAEANVGVSLAHFGHEVAMVSTVADNPLGAAVLGELRRHEVDTRHVRRVDGRMGLYFLTTGAIHRPSEVVYDRAGSAFALAPADAYAWPSLLRGVQWLHLSGVSPALGAEVAQATLAAARAARAAGVKVSFDGNYRPTLWQRWQGDARGILHRLFACADVVFADYRDIGVVLGGEFAQDTLQARVQAAAQQAFAAFPHLQLMACTQRVAHNVDHHSLGAMLVPRDGDVARAPSEELTPIIDRIGGGDAFAAGVLHGLIEGWSLDDTVRFGLAAGCLKHSIPGDFNPLSVADVQACVGDARFDVKR, encoded by the coding sequence ATGCGTCGTGCCCGAATCCTGTGCTTTGGAGAGTTGTTGCTTCGCCTGGGGGCGCCTGCTCACGAGCTGCTATTGCAGCAGCCTCGACTGGAGGTGCATTGCGGCGGGGCCGAGGCCAATGTCGGCGTGTCGCTGGCGCATTTCGGCCACGAGGTGGCCATGGTGAGCACGGTGGCCGACAACCCGCTGGGTGCAGCAGTGCTGGGCGAACTGCGTCGGCACGAGGTGGACACCCGGCATGTGCGGCGAGTGGATGGCCGCATGGGTCTGTATTTTTTGACCACCGGTGCTATCCACCGGCCCAGCGAGGTGGTTTACGACCGCGCCGGTTCGGCGTTTGCGTTGGCGCCGGCCGATGCCTACGCCTGGCCGAGCCTGCTGCGGGGCGTGCAATGGCTGCATCTGTCCGGGGTCAGCCCGGCGCTGGGCGCCGAGGTTGCGCAGGCCACGCTGGCCGCAGCGCGCGCGGCACGTGCCGCCGGGGTCAAGGTCTCGTTCGACGGCAACTACCGGCCCACGCTATGGCAACGCTGGCAGGGCGATGCGCGCGGCATCCTGCATCGGTTATTCGCCTGTGCGGATGTGGTGTTTGCCGATTACCGCGACATCGGCGTAGTGCTCGGTGGCGAGTTTGCGCAGGACACGTTGCAAGCGCGTGTGCAAGCGGCTGCGCAGCAGGCGTTTGCTGCGTTTCCGCACCTGCAGTTGATGGCTTGCACGCAACGCGTAGCGCATAACGTGGACCATCACAGCCTAGGCGCGATGCTGGTGCCGCGCGACGGCGACGTGGCCCGTGCGCCAAGCGAAGAATTGACCCCGATCATCGACCGCATCGGTGGCGGCGACGCGTTCGCAGCCGGCGTGCTGCATGGCCTGATCGAAGGCTGGTCGCTGGATGACACGGTGCGCTTCGGGCTGGCCGCCGGCTGTTTGAAGCACTCGATTCCCGGCGATTTCAATCCGCTGTCGGTGGCCGATGTGCAGGCCTGTGTGGGGGATGCGCGGTTCGATGTAAAGCGGTGA
- a CDS encoding efflux RND transporter periplasmic adaptor subunit has protein sequence MTALQMDEQRAGGGSRRRRQRIVVLSVITIALVAITVAALVAGRKDTVVPRSSVLIGTVERGPMLLSVRGTGNLVPRHTRWLTAETNARVERIVTFPGTRVKADTVVLELHDGRVEDDYLAAEKQYQAAVLDHRVKETELRVQSLQARAELGKVESELAAAQAQEKIERMALDKDVIPRIQYQKTEIDLAQLLSRHHIEKARVAEIDANAEARLQSDALRVSQLKNTRDLRRREMDALRVRAGAEGVVQRLLVEEGQQVPEGTKVALVSRPEELEAELRIPETEARDLQQGQAAVVDTRNGKMAGTLSRIDPEVVDGTVKVRIAFSGTLVPGARADLSVDGTIMLGRLADVLFVRTPVNAQRDSEARLFKVQGDSAQRVPVTIGHESSRFVEIKDGLKQGNRVILSDMSAYDDQSRLRLD, from the coding sequence ATGACGGCACTACAGATGGATGAACAGCGCGCCGGCGGCGGCAGCCGACGCAGGCGCCAGCGCATCGTCGTGTTGTCAGTGATCACCATAGCGTTGGTGGCGATCACTGTGGCGGCGCTGGTCGCCGGCCGCAAGGATACGGTGGTGCCGCGATCCAGTGTGCTGATCGGTACAGTGGAGCGGGGCCCGATGCTGCTCAGCGTACGCGGAACGGGCAACCTGGTGCCACGTCATACCCGCTGGCTCACGGCCGAAACGAATGCACGTGTGGAACGGATCGTGACATTCCCCGGTACCCGTGTGAAGGCCGATACTGTGGTACTGGAGCTGCACGACGGTCGTGTGGAAGACGACTACCTCGCTGCCGAGAAACAGTACCAAGCCGCGGTGTTGGACCATAGGGTGAAAGAGACCGAACTGCGCGTGCAGTCGTTACAGGCACGCGCCGAGTTAGGTAAGGTGGAAAGCGAGTTGGCTGCTGCGCAAGCGCAGGAGAAGATCGAGCGGATGGCGCTGGACAAGGACGTCATCCCCCGTATCCAGTACCAAAAAACCGAAATCGACCTGGCGCAGCTGTTGAGCCGCCATCACATTGAGAAGGCACGCGTTGCCGAGATCGACGCCAACGCGGAGGCACGCCTGCAGTCAGATGCGCTGCGGGTGTCGCAGCTGAAGAACACACGAGACCTGCGTCGACGGGAAATGGATGCCTTGCGGGTGCGGGCTGGCGCAGAAGGTGTGGTGCAGCGCTTGTTAGTGGAGGAAGGGCAGCAGGTGCCAGAAGGAACTAAGGTTGCACTCGTTTCGCGCCCGGAGGAACTGGAGGCTGAGCTGCGGATACCAGAGACTGAGGCCCGCGATCTGCAACAGGGACAGGCTGCCGTGGTCGATACTCGCAACGGCAAGATGGCGGGTACTCTGTCGCGCATCGACCCCGAAGTGGTAGATGGCACCGTCAAAGTACGCATTGCGTTCAGCGGCACGCTGGTCCCCGGCGCGCGCGCCGACCTCTCCGTGGACGGCACGATCATGCTCGGACGCTTGGCGGACGTGTTGTTCGTGCGCACCCCCGTCAATGCGCAGCGCGACAGCGAAGCTAGGCTGTTCAAGGTTCAAGGTGACAGCGCACAGCGGGTTCCTGTGACGATCGGGCATGAATCGAGCCGTTTCGTGGAGATCAAGGACGGACTGAAACAGGGTAACCGCGTGATCCTTTCCGACATGAGTGCTTACGATGACCAGTCCCGACTGCGCCTGGACTGA
- a CDS encoding N-acetylmuramoyl-L-alanine amidase, which produces MMRARYGKKLVMCVVGTVLSCMFSAGAYAQAGVSSDVPALTAQSSRAVAKEIEPALQRFVDQQKRLPTQAKQVLVKATPDPVTGIVWIDLDSGYLPKDAPVFTEDFGALVRDIENEGYELIAGVVKFRYIKVRIGGKEINEIYPPEHLKKKRAGASTSAAAAPVAGLVVLNPGHGKYLNHSDETWRYQRPTPYVGTTDIYEDTVTPGYSSMLASLLTERSANTATSIKHTRDIGNTNVDPESGLAWAALGARYYLKRLYPALGATIWNKFPNGSLSRKQPDRANLREYDDDIRARPEYANYLNAETLISLHTDASDNVSARGATVIANINDADSNQLGLNIHCYVTEQIRQLPAYSTYPIRPGVRDGANYGEVREASMPTALIEVGFHSNADDSTALRNSVFRAAAMRGVEKGYRTFKAGETTCLPFKIASILTASGKFRVRFPVPVTLQGHPRFPVTVVTVPVSCPSTWTCGSKTNSFTKAVDNVVTPTYYCDASSTKPAASFKWKTTVKDADGVVTAVVEHMTSCSAGT; this is translated from the coding sequence ATGATGCGCGCAAGATATGGAAAGAAGTTGGTGATGTGTGTGGTGGGAACTGTGCTGAGCTGTATGTTTAGCGCAGGTGCTTATGCGCAAGCGGGGGTGAGTTCGGATGTTCCTGCACTCACTGCTCAGAGTAGTCGAGCTGTCGCTAAAGAAATCGAGCCAGCGCTGCAAAGGTTTGTTGACCAACAAAAGCGCTTGCCAACCCAGGCCAAGCAAGTACTGGTGAAGGCCACTCCAGACCCTGTGACGGGGATAGTGTGGATTGACCTCGATTCCGGCTATTTGCCAAAGGATGCTCCGGTCTTTACGGAGGATTTCGGTGCTCTGGTTAGAGATATTGAAAACGAAGGCTATGAGCTGATAGCGGGGGTGGTGAAGTTTCGTTACATCAAGGTGCGCATCGGCGGCAAGGAGATCAATGAAATCTATCCACCGGAGCACTTGAAGAAGAAAAGAGCAGGGGCGAGCACAAGTGCTGCCGCTGCTCCTGTAGCGGGGTTGGTTGTTCTAAATCCAGGGCATGGGAAATATCTCAACCACTCCGACGAAACATGGCGCTATCAACGCCCGACGCCCTACGTTGGGACCACTGATATCTATGAAGATACCGTCACGCCAGGCTATTCCTCAATGCTTGCAAGTCTGCTGACGGAGCGAAGTGCCAACACTGCAACCAGCATCAAGCACACGCGCGATATAGGCAACACCAACGTGGACCCCGAGAGCGGCTTGGCTTGGGCTGCACTCGGGGCCCGTTACTACTTAAAGCGGCTCTACCCTGCCTTAGGTGCAACCATTTGGAATAAATTTCCAAATGGCTCTCTTTCGCGGAAACAGCCGGACAGGGCTAACCTTCGCGAATACGACGATGACATTCGGGCTAGGCCGGAATACGCAAATTATCTCAATGCTGAGACGTTGATTTCGCTACATACCGATGCTAGTGACAATGTTTCCGCGCGTGGCGCAACCGTCATCGCCAACATAAACGACGCTGATTCAAATCAGCTTGGGTTGAATATCCACTGCTACGTCACCGAGCAAATTCGACAGCTTCCCGCTTACTCCACATATCCAATTCGACCAGGCGTTAGAGATGGTGCTAACTACGGTGAGGTCCGAGAGGCATCAATGCCGACGGCTCTTATCGAAGTGGGCTTTCATAGCAATGCTGACGACTCGACAGCCCTCCGAAATTCGGTTTTTCGTGCTGCTGCCATGCGTGGCGTTGAAAAGGGTTATAGGACATTTAAGGCAGGTGAGACCACATGCTTGCCCTTCAAGATTGCGTCCATCCTCACAGCCTCTGGCAAGTTTCGGGTTCGGTTCCCGGTGCCAGTCACACTTCAGGGCCATCCACGGTTTCCGGTCACTGTGGTGACTGTTCCCGTCAGCTGTCCTTCGACTTGGACGTGCGGTAGTAAGACAAACTCGTTTACAAAGGCGGTTGATAACGTGGTCACCCCTACGTATTACTGCGATGCTTCAAGCACCAAGCCTGCGGCAAGCTTCAAATGGAAAACAACTGTCAAAGATGCGGATGGTGTGGTGACAGCTGTCGTCGAGCACATGACTTCCTGCTCTGCGGGAACGTAA